The Deltaproteobacteria bacterium genome includes a window with the following:
- a CDS encoding HEAT repeat domain-containing protein: MASGAVLAACDVKSTRLELIARFDPDPADRMAAIQALVRLSRQKPSSYGIFVELLADPSREVAAEVAQIRPLLGMPPVSALPGLSLLLNHWHPDVRATAALAISDLGAVATEYQAEIAGLLDDYEPSVREAAHLALKKIAPDGEVWYRGRGATDWLKRLGATDGDDRLEALLGLAVTGDTGPVDDIFGALLKELGSDDERVRYRAAWAIMDIIPRRPALITELRAMEAHGSATQAGMIRYIVHWTPGLNP; encoded by the coding sequence ATGGCATCCGGAGCCGTTTTAGCTGCCTGCGATGTCAAGAGTACGCGACTGGAACTGATCGCCCGTTTCGATCCTGATCCTGCCGACAGGATGGCGGCGATACAGGCATTGGTCCGCTTGTCTCGGCAAAAGCCATCGTCATACGGGATTTTCGTGGAGTTACTGGCCGATCCATCGCGGGAGGTGGCGGCTGAGGTTGCCCAGATAAGGCCGCTCCTGGGGATGCCCCCGGTATCAGCCTTGCCGGGACTTTCACTGCTTCTGAACCATTGGCATCCAGACGTGAGGGCGACAGCCGCATTGGCAATTTCCGACTTGGGAGCGGTTGCGACCGAATACCAGGCGGAGATAGCAGGCCTGCTTGATGACTACGAGCCGTCAGTTCGTGAAGCTGCTCATCTCGCATTGAAAAAAATAGCACCCGATGGGGAGGTCTGGTATCGCGGCCGTGGTGCCACAGACTGGCTGAAGCGGCTTGGGGCCACTGACGGCGATGATCGGCTGGAGGCGCTTTTAGGACTGGCAGTGACCGGTGATACGGGACCGGTAGACGACATTTTCGGTGCGCTTCTGAAGGAACTAGGCAGTGACGATGAACGGGTCCGGTACCGGGCGGCCTGGGCAATAATGGATATTATTCCGCGGCGTCCGGCTCTGATTACCGAGCTTCGTGCCATGGAGGCGCACGGTAGCGCCACACAGGCGGGGATGATCCGGTATATTGTCCACTGGACGCCGGGGCTGAATCCATGA
- a CDS encoding GldG family protein produces MAASPDKLKFDLIGIPLFVLVVAIVVLLNLVSLRVFTRIDLTENQIYTLADGTKRVLAGLDDIVKIEFYRTRNLPARLASTVKGIEDYLAEYKAFGGRYIQVSFIDPDDSPDTVQQMRILGIPELQFNVIEADRQEVRKGYLGMGVFYADRKEVIQAVAQLEDFEYRLTSAIVKVTQDTVPVIGMWFGDTDPSVATKKPEMRYEYDKEFETVRRALQQQYQVEPVSFEQGKLVADHVSTLIVASPLRATERDLYALDQFLMRGGNLVVLQEVNQRSSDMSRAEMAPTPVTSLLAHYGVRINNDLVADERNQRAMFQLYGRRVLRGYPLWPRITAESFLKDDIATRGLNEIVMFWTSSVSVDRQSGDTYIRPLVQSSRRSLTLTLPTLLTPDQPEFLRFPEQEPQSLVVAVEGPFTSYFQGREKPTPLRLRGDLPPEPAPESPLALQAQRLDSTDRGRLVVAGSAYWLTSEALQMAPQNLGLLLNIIDSLEIGDRLMGVRMRDAGRRLITRELTEAQRSWLKFIGTFGAAMLVVLWAGIRTALRWRERKEFAEAMGYVKPDHAG; encoded by the coding sequence ATGGCCGCTTCCCCTGACAAGCTGAAGTTCGACCTGATCGGTATTCCGCTGTTTGTGCTGGTAGTGGCGATTGTTGTCCTGCTGAATCTGGTATCGCTTCGGGTATTTACCCGTATCGACCTGACCGAGAACCAGATATACACGCTTGCAGACGGAACCAAGAGGGTCTTGGCGGGCCTCGATGACATCGTCAAGATCGAGTTCTACCGCACCCGCAACCTGCCGGCACGTCTGGCGTCAACGGTAAAGGGGATCGAGGACTACCTCGCCGAGTACAAGGCATTTGGCGGCCGGTACATACAGGTCAGTTTCATTGACCCGGACGACTCTCCCGATACGGTCCAGCAGATGCGCATACTGGGGATTCCGGAACTCCAGTTTAACGTGATCGAGGCCGACCGCCAGGAGGTTCGAAAGGGCTACTTGGGGATGGGAGTATTCTATGCCGATCGCAAGGAAGTCATCCAGGCGGTCGCCCAGCTTGAGGATTTTGAGTACCGCCTCACGAGTGCCATCGTTAAGGTTACGCAGGACACGGTCCCGGTGATCGGGATGTGGTTTGGGGACACGGACCCCAGCGTGGCGACTAAAAAGCCGGAGATGCGGTACGAATACGACAAGGAGTTTGAAACCGTCCGTCGCGCCCTGCAGCAGCAGTACCAGGTTGAGCCGGTCAGTTTCGAACAGGGCAAGCTGGTCGCCGACCATGTTTCGACGCTCATTGTGGCCAGTCCGCTGAGGGCGACTGAACGGGACCTGTACGCCCTGGACCAGTTCCTGATGCGCGGGGGAAACCTGGTCGTCCTCCAGGAAGTAAACCAGCGGTCATCCGACATGTCGCGGGCCGAGATGGCTCCGACACCGGTCACATCCCTGCTTGCCCATTATGGCGTCCGTATCAACAACGATCTGGTCGCGGACGAACGCAACCAGCGGGCCATGTTCCAGTTGTACGGCCGCCGGGTGTTGCGGGGATATCCGCTCTGGCCGCGCATTACTGCCGAGAGCTTCCTGAAAGACGATATTGCCACCCGCGGGCTTAACGAAATCGTGATGTTCTGGACGTCCTCGGTTTCGGTTGATCGTCAGAGCGGAGATACATACATACGTCCGCTGGTCCAGTCGAGCCGGCGGTCCCTGACGCTCACGCTGCCCACGCTTCTGACGCCGGACCAGCCGGAGTTCCTGCGGTTTCCGGAGCAGGAGCCGCAGAGTCTGGTTGTTGCGGTCGAGGGCCCCTTTACGAGCTACTTCCAGGGACGGGAGAAGCCGACTCCCCTCAGGCTGAGAGGCGATCTCCCACCCGAGCCAGCGCCAGAATCACCGTTGGCCCTGCAGGCACAACGTCTCGATTCCACTGACCGGGGCCGGCTGGTGGTGGCGGGTTCTGCCTACTGGCTTACCAGCGAAGCGCTCCAGATGGCGCCGCAGAACCTGGGATTGCTGCTGAATATCATCGATTCGCTGGAAATAGGCGACAGGCTCATGGGGGTGAGGATGCGTGATGCGGGCCGCCGCCTGATTACCCGTGAACTGACCGAGGCGCAGCGGAGTTGGCTGAAGTTCATCGGCACATTTGGCGCAGCGATGCTGGTGGTACTCTGGGCCGGAATCCGGACGGCACTCCGCTGGCGCGAGCGCAAGGAGTTCGCCGAGGCGATGGGCTATGTGAAGCCGGATCACGCCGGTTGA
- a CDS encoding cyclic nucleotide-binding domain-containing protein, giving the protein MDLQRIELLRKNFLFRELGDIELEKLGRVCIEEIHPAGKAIVTEGETGHDLYLVLKGGVNIVKGEGQSFLSYIGSGGYFGEMAVFLEAAERTASCMAAMDTTTLKIDRHTIDSFCEENPAAGVRIYRAIIKALAERLQATSGDLAMMMKAQIMDQSKITGLVGKTK; this is encoded by the coding sequence ATGGATCTCCAGCGCATAGAACTGCTCCGCAAGAACTTCCTGTTCAGGGAGCTGGGCGACATTGAGCTGGAAAAGCTGGGGCGCGTCTGTATTGAGGAAATACACCCGGCAGGCAAGGCCATAGTGACCGAAGGGGAAACTGGACACGATCTGTACCTCGTGCTCAAGGGCGGAGTAAATATCGTCAAGGGAGAGGGACAGAGTTTCCTCTCATATATCGGCAGCGGCGGCTATTTCGGTGAAATGGCCGTCTTTCTCGAAGCTGCCGAACGGACTGCCAGTTGCATGGCCGCCATGGATACCACCACCCTGAAAATCGACCGGCATACGATCGACAGTTTTTGCGAGGAAAATCCTGCTGCCGGTGTCCGTATTTACCGCGCCATCATCAAGGCCCTGGCCGAACGGTTGCAAGCCACCAGCGGTGACCTAGCCATGATGATGAAAGCCCAGATCATGGACCAGTCGAAAATCACCGGACTGGTCGGTAAGACCAAGTAA
- a CDS encoding ABC transporter permease subunit, which produces MKRIGIMFGKEFSAYFNSPIAYVLLVVFLVFQGWWFFWFRPFFVIEAAEMREFFGILPFVFLFVIPAMSMRLWAEERRTGTIEVLLTLPLNDHEVILGKFLASVAFLAVALALTFPIYLVVSYVGSPDPGPIVASYLAALLVGAAYLSIGLFASALTKNQIVAFILALVACLALFLVGYATQLSGLLTETLTNVLSYIGLGVHYESMSRGVIDSRDVVYYLSIIGLFLFLNARVLAGRNLT; this is translated from the coding sequence ATGAAACGTATCGGGATCATGTTCGGCAAGGAGTTCTCGGCATATTTCAATTCGCCGATAGCCTATGTGTTGCTGGTGGTGTTCCTGGTGTTCCAGGGCTGGTGGTTCTTCTGGTTTCGGCCCTTTTTTGTAATCGAGGCGGCCGAAATGCGGGAGTTTTTCGGCATCCTGCCGTTTGTGTTCCTGTTTGTGATCCCCGCCATGTCCATGCGGCTCTGGGCGGAGGAGCGACGCACCGGCACGATCGAAGTGCTTTTGACACTTCCACTCAACGACCATGAGGTCATATTGGGCAAGTTCCTGGCGTCAGTCGCGTTTCTTGCCGTGGCGCTGGCGCTCACATTTCCGATTTATCTTGTCGTATCTTATGTCGGCAGTCCCGATCCGGGGCCGATCGTGGCCAGCTACCTGGCGGCCCTGCTGGTGGGGGCGGCGTATCTGTCTATCGGTCTGTTTGCCAGTGCACTGACCAAAAACCAGATCGTCGCATTTATTCTGGCGCTGGTAGCGTGTCTCGCTCTTTTTCTAGTGGGATATGCGACACAGCTGTCGGGATTGCTGACGGAGACACTCACGAATGTTCTCAGTTATATCGGTCTTGGGGTGCATTATGAATCGATGTCACGTGGAGTGATCGATTCCCGCGATGTGGTTTATTACCTGTCCATAATCGGACTGTTCCTGTTCCTGAATGCCCGTGTGCTGGCCGGGCGAAACCTGACCTGA
- a CDS encoding glycosyltransferase family 2 protein, protein MPARLSIQIVSLNSEAELGKTFAFIRNCGFEDYELLVFDNGSGDGSAALIARELEWHHQQGRRVWFGQSGRNLGFCAPNNRLLEAGEAPWVLFLNADARPEPGALGRLMDAVQGESVAAMFAPKILVADPAGLQSSGRIDAFGLGLFSDGLNRGAGCGQQDSGQVDREPDAFCPSGAAGLYRREALLDVGGLAESYFAYGDDFDLGMRLRRAGHFCRRIPGSRFIHSGAHVLGAASPERFYLIERNRLYNLLRHYPQHYIRRSPVELGRRLGSGIAAFVTNRGRTVQSAMRSGALPLASAMFRAHRDVWKRRNSLWAERLELERRWPIDEGRFGGWLRMFGLEPEEAFR, encoded by the coding sequence ATGCCTGCCCGCCTATCGATACAGATCGTCAGCCTGAACAGCGAAGCCGAACTGGGCAAGACCTTCGCGTTCATTCGTAATTGCGGATTTGAAGATTATGAGCTGCTCGTGTTCGACAATGGATCGGGTGACGGGTCGGCAGCTCTCATTGCACGGGAGCTGGAGTGGCACCACCAGCAGGGGCGCCGTGTCTGGTTCGGGCAGTCGGGCCGTAACCTTGGCTTTTGTGCACCGAACAACCGGCTGCTTGAAGCGGGCGAAGCCCCTTGGGTGTTGTTTCTCAATGCGGACGCACGGCCGGAGCCTGGTGCGCTGGGGCGACTGATGGATGCGGTTCAGGGAGAGTCCGTTGCGGCCATGTTCGCTCCCAAAATACTGGTAGCTGATCCGGCCGGTCTGCAATCCAGCGGCCGGATTGATGCCTTTGGTCTGGGACTGTTTTCTGACGGGTTGAACCGGGGTGCTGGTTGCGGCCAGCAGGATTCGGGACAGGTTGACCGGGAGCCGGATGCATTCTGTCCCAGCGGAGCGGCCGGATTGTACCGGCGAGAAGCGCTTCTGGATGTGGGCGGTCTTGCTGAATCTTATTTCGCATACGGGGACGATTTTGATCTGGGGATGCGGCTTCGCCGGGCAGGCCATTTCTGCCGCCGGATTCCAGGTTCCCGGTTCATTCATTCTGGCGCCCATGTGCTTGGTGCAGCCAGTCCGGAGCGGTTCTATCTGATCGAACGGAACCGGCTGTACAACCTGTTGAGGCACTACCCGCAACACTACATCCGGAGATCCCCTGTCGAGCTGGGGCGTCGTTTGGGTTCCGGCATCGCGGCGTTCGTCACTAACCGTGGGCGGACTGTCCAGAGCGCAATGAGATCGGGCGCCTTGCCGCTGGCCAGTGCGATGTTCCGTGCGCATCGTGATGTATGGAAACGGCGGAATAGCCTGTGGGCCGAGCGGCTGGAACTGGAGCGCCGGTGGCCCATTGATGAGGGCCGGTTTGGCGGTTGGCTCAGGATGTTCGGACTGGAGCCGGAGGAGGCGTTTCGCTGA
- a CDS encoding NAD(P)-dependent alcohol dehydrogenase produces the protein MTIHAQAALKAKGPLVSWSFEEGPLGPFELEIDVTHCGICHSDVHLVDNNWGVSSYPLVPGHEVIGKVRQMGTLVTGFEKGMRVGIGWQSGACLRCEWCISGEDNICPDSQATCIGRHGGFAERIRSDSRFAFPIPSRLKSENAAPLLCGGATVYSPLRRYRKTPNLKVGVIGIGGLGHLALQFAAEMGFEVTAFSTTANKEPEARAFGARHFVVTSEPGAIGKAAGRFDIILNTVHANLDWQGYLEALRPNGRLVILGAPQEDLRIAGGALIGSQKGISGSAIGSRSVISEMLEFAARHGIKAKTETMPMSRASEALDRVRSGKARYRMVLVKS, from the coding sequence ATGACCATTCACGCACAGGCTGCACTGAAGGCCAAGGGCCCCCTGGTTTCGTGGAGCTTCGAGGAGGGTCCACTCGGCCCCTTCGAGCTGGAAATCGACGTCACCCATTGCGGCATCTGCCATAGCGACGTGCATCTGGTGGACAACAACTGGGGTGTCAGCAGCTATCCGCTGGTCCCAGGTCACGAGGTCATCGGCAAAGTCCGCCAGATGGGAACACTCGTCACCGGTTTCGAGAAGGGAATGCGTGTGGGAATCGGCTGGCAAAGCGGCGCTTGCCTCAGATGTGAATGGTGTATTTCCGGCGAGGACAACATCTGCCCTGACAGCCAGGCGACCTGCATTGGCCGCCATGGAGGTTTTGCCGAGCGTATCCGGTCAGACAGCCGCTTCGCCTTCCCTATCCCGTCGCGCCTCAAGTCCGAAAATGCCGCCCCCCTCCTTTGTGGAGGCGCGACCGTCTATTCACCGCTGCGCCGTTACCGGAAAACCCCCAACCTGAAGGTAGGCGTCATCGGCATTGGCGGTCTTGGCCATCTGGCACTCCAGTTTGCCGCCGAGATGGGTTTCGAGGTGACCGCCTTTTCCACCACTGCCAACAAGGAACCCGAGGCAAGGGCATTCGGTGCGCGCCATTTTGTCGTGACGTCAGAGCCCGGTGCGATCGGGAAGGCCGCTGGCAGGTTCGATATCATTCTGAATACCGTACACGCGAACCTAGACTGGCAGGGGTATCTGGAAGCGCTTAGGCCCAACGGGCGGCTGGTCATTCTGGGAGCGCCACAGGAAGACCTACGCATTGCAGGCGGGGCACTGATCGGAAGCCAGAAGGGCATTAGCGGAAGTGCCATCGGAAGCCGGTCGGTTATCAGTGAAATGCTGGAATTTGCCGCCCGTCACGGCATCAAGGCCAAGACGGAGACCATGCCCATGAGCCGCGCCAGCGAAGCACTGGACCGGGTGCGCTCAGGGAAAGCCCGGTACCGGATGGTTCTGGTGAAAAGCTGA
- a CDS encoding DUF4340 domain-containing protein, whose protein sequence is MKKIVILSAVVVGLGLLLVLVPKQQDRLERGSATPDVILPGINGQTVEAIRIDRPNKARITLTKAENEWRIEVPGEGTFPAESRNIEDLFKLMSESRVVKLISSNPEKFGTFDVDADRGIVVAFLAGGERKLGEIVIGKLAFNFRSNYVRVAGANEVYELGGDLRRLVDRDAGDWRDRTLIRIEPAQVNEIEFFNEYTEKPLTIRRSPDGPWGFHAPDDPAMDKNAAVVSEVNKLVNQFAVIIARSVADTASAADLASYGLEPPKATIKVTEVSGKVTLIKFGMKSKDDTYPAMREGSSSVYFVPQWIYDTLTPSYTSLTVSGGPEETRKVPVSEIKKGLERRRK, encoded by the coding sequence GTGAAAAAAATAGTGATCCTGTCGGCGGTAGTCGTGGGCCTTGGCCTGCTTCTGGTGCTGGTTCCAAAGCAGCAGGACCGTCTGGAACGCGGGAGTGCAACACCGGATGTTATCCTGCCGGGAATCAACGGACAGACGGTTGAGGCGATCCGGATTGACCGGCCCAACAAGGCACGGATTACCCTGACGAAAGCCGAAAACGAATGGCGCATTGAGGTGCCGGGCGAGGGTACGTTCCCTGCCGAATCACGCAATATCGAGGACCTGTTCAAGCTGATGTCCGAGTCGCGGGTTGTAAAGCTGATCTCAAGCAATCCCGAGAAGTTCGGCACATTCGATGTGGATGCCGACAGGGGAATTGTGGTGGCATTCCTTGCTGGAGGCGAGCGGAAACTGGGAGAGATCGTGATCGGAAAACTCGCCTTCAATTTCCGCTCCAACTATGTGCGGGTTGCTGGAGCCAACGAGGTTTACGAGTTGGGGGGTGATCTCCGCAGGCTCGTGGACCGGGACGCGGGAGACTGGCGTGACCGTACGCTGATTCGCATTGAACCCGCACAGGTGAATGAAATCGAGTTTTTCAATGAATACACCGAGAAGCCGCTGACAATCCGCCGCTCGCCGGATGGGCCGTGGGGCTTTCATGCTCCGGATGATCCTGCGATGGACAAAAATGCGGCTGTGGTGTCCGAGGTCAACAAGCTGGTCAACCAGTTCGCGGTGATTATTGCCAGGAGTGTGGCGGATACGGCTTCCGCAGCCGATCTTGCCAGCTATGGCCTTGAACCGCCCAAGGCCACGATCAAGGTGACCGAGGTCAGCGGCAAGGTGACGCTGATCAAGTTCGGGATGAAGTCCAAGGATGACACCTACCCCGCGATGCGGGAGGGATCTTCATCGGTGTATTTTGTCCCGCAGTGGATTTACGACACCCTGACGCCGTCATATACGTCGCTGACGGTTTCCGGCGGACCGGAAGAAACCCGCAAGGTTCCGGTCAGTGAAATCAAGAAGGGCCTTGAGCGCCGGCGGAAATAG
- a CDS encoding MaoC family dehydratase N-terminal domain-containing protein, producing MPLDKSKIGLTSPPETFDIEKGHIRRFAEAIGDTSEIYFDEGAAKAAGYAAIPAPPTFATIFRPKFNMRDALSIDMTKVLHGGQRFEYERPLLAGETITITQKIADIYTKDGKSGGMDFLVVDQEGTDRSGKVVFRARSTTVVRH from the coding sequence ATGCCGCTCGACAAATCGAAAATCGGTTTAACCTCACCGCCTGAGACTTTTGATATTGAAAAGGGGCATATCCGCCGTTTTGCGGAGGCCATAGGCGATACCAGCGAGATATATTTCGATGAAGGTGCGGCGAAGGCGGCAGGTTATGCCGCCATTCCGGCTCCGCCGACCTTTGCGACGATCTTCCGGCCGAAGTTCAATATGCGCGATGCACTCAGCATTGACATGACCAAGGTTCTACATGGCGGCCAGCGGTTTGAATATGAACGGCCACTGCTGGCTGGTGAGACCATCACTATTACGCAGAAGATTGCCGATATATACACCAAGGATGGAAAGTCAGGCGGGATGGACTTTCTCGTCGTCGACCAGGAAGGCACGGACCGGAGCGGCAAGGTCGTTTTCAGGGCACGCAGTACCACCGTCGTCCGTCATTGA
- a CDS encoding LOG family protein → MTPAVFDKRGRKAVAVYCSARKAGNEARELGRLLAGRGYTILCGGGPGSMQSLAEGTHEGGGRIVAVTIRDYAHERRSHFSETVELPDLASRLQFFIHEADAFVALAGGTGTLAELALTWEFVNKGLVAPKPIIITGPFWNPLVSMLHLEPGAPDPTGLATAAAQHIHKARNPLEVVTVLDVRIGGPHLNDRQVPATSQPGTN, encoded by the coding sequence ATGACGCCCGCCGTATTCGACAAAAGAGGCCGCAAGGCAGTGGCAGTCTACTGTTCCGCCCGCAAGGCTGGTAACGAAGCCCGGGAACTGGGCCGCCTGCTCGCAGGCCGTGGCTATACCATCCTGTGCGGCGGCGGACCGGGTTCCATGCAAAGCCTGGCGGAAGGAACGCACGAGGGTGGCGGCCGCATTGTCGCCGTCACGATACGGGACTATGCCCATGAAAGGCGCTCCCATTTCAGCGAGACAGTCGAACTGCCCGACCTTGCTTCACGGCTCCAGTTCTTCATCCATGAAGCTGATGCATTTGTGGCCCTTGCAGGCGGCACGGGAACGCTGGCAGAACTGGCGCTTACCTGGGAGTTTGTAAACAAGGGTCTCGTTGCTCCAAAGCCCATCATTATCACTGGACCATTCTGGAACCCGCTAGTCAGCATGCTCCACCTGGAACCGGGGGCGCCCGATCCCACGGGCCTTGCCACCGCCGCCGCGCAGCATATCCACAAGGCCAGAAACCCCCTCGAAGTCGTGACCGTTCTTGATGTCCGGATAGGCGGGCCCCACCTCAATGACAGGCAGGTGCCAGCCACTTCGCAACCCGGAACCAATTGA
- a CDS encoding ATP-binding cassette domain-containing protein yields the protein MISVENLTKRYGQTLAVDSISFEVNPREVVGFLGPNGAGKTTTMKMLTCFLRPDEGRATVGGYDVVDQSMEVRRRIGYLPENAPLYYEMDVRDYLVFMAKVRDIPASERKNRVREMAEVCGLGPMMLKPIGELSKGYRQRVGLAQAMLHRPDILILDEPTSGLDPNQIIEIRNLIKEIGREKTVILSTHILPEVQATCSRVLIISNGRIAGQGTTEELARMAVGEERFVVAVRGPRDQVKQALAKMDGCTGVTDQGVDPQVRDFQIFRLFLKGVPEGGEKVFQTVASNGWTLSELRKEVVSLEDVFKRLTRQTGTPGERPS from the coding sequence ATGATTTCCGTTGAAAACCTTACCAAGCGATACGGACAGACACTGGCCGTGGACAGTATTTCGTTCGAGGTGAATCCTCGCGAGGTGGTCGGCTTTCTGGGCCCCAATGGTGCGGGAAAGACGACAACCATGAAGATGCTGACCTGTTTCCTTCGCCCCGATGAGGGCAGGGCGACTGTGGGCGGATATGATGTCGTTGACCAGTCGATGGAGGTTCGCCGCCGGATCGGATACCTGCCCGAAAATGCCCCGCTTTATTACGAAATGGACGTGCGGGACTATCTCGTGTTCATGGCGAAGGTCCGCGACATTCCTGCGTCCGAGCGTAAGAACCGGGTCCGTGAGATGGCCGAGGTTTGCGGCCTCGGCCCGATGATGCTCAAGCCTATTGGTGAGCTGTCGAAGGGCTACCGGCAGCGCGTGGGGCTCGCCCAGGCGATGCTGCACCGGCCGGATATCCTGATCCTGGACGAGCCGACATCCGGGCTCGACCCGAACCAGATCATCGAGATACGGAACCTTATCAAGGAGATCGGCCGCGAAAAGACGGTGATACTCTCCACCCACATCCTTCCTGAAGTGCAGGCGACTTGCTCGCGTGTGCTCATAATCTCCAATGGCCGGATCGCCGGACAGGGCACGACCGAGGAACTGGCCCGGATGGCGGTTGGTGAGGAACGGTTCGTTGTCGCTGTTCGTGGTCCCCGTGACCAGGTGAAACAGGCACTTGCGAAAATGGATGGCTGCACGGGCGTCACGGATCAGGGGGTTGATCCGCAGGTGCGTGATTTCCAGATCTTCAGGCTGTTTCTCAAGGGAGTTCCGGAGGGCGGCGAAAAGGTGTTCCAGACGGTCGCCTCGAACGGCTGGACGCTCAGTGAGTTGCGGAAGGAAGTGGTGTCCCTGGAAGACGTGTTCAAGCGGCTGACACGGCAAACCGGGACTCCCGGGGAGCGGCCATCATGA